Genomic window (Drosophila ananassae strain 14024-0371.13 chromosome 3L, ASM1763931v2, whole genome shotgun sequence):
GGCCTAATACTACATTGCTGGGGGGGCCGTCTCCTTTTATATTATATGCTGAAACTGTGATTTCATATTGAGTGTATTTATCCAACCCACTTAATCGAAAGTCGTAAAACCCATCAGGACGAAGACTGTTTATCtttgcataatttttaaaaccagTTAAAAATCCTTGTTTTTGGTATTTAATTGTGTACCCCAATATTTCTCCGTTCCACGTGTCATGTAAAGGTGCTCGCCAAGTGATTAAAAGCTGTTAGATTGATAGAAAATTAAAAGAGTGTATCATTTGAGCAGAGTAATATAAAATAagcttaaaattattttattagtattatatttattagtatagtagaacatcagccaagtacggtgaagaaaaaaatgaccaaacctgtgggagtgaaactcccacatgttagagccactgaccaaccttccacgtcagcttcaaaaaactaatgccttcactaacacttacctatcagaatactagagggttacgaagtaagcttcccaaactgtattctgatagttctttctttgcatctcacattatagtctttacagaaacttggttaaagccggagatcttaagctccgaagtttttccaagtaagtacaccacttttagacgtgatagaactctgcgaaggggaggaggagtgttaatttctgtagactccaatttcgcttctgaagagattaaatcacaagagtttggtgacatagaatttctttgcattaaaatcatattgtccgataaatcattatacgttacgtgctcctacgtacccccttcgtccgaaccgcccacatactggcaacatttagacgctattaggtttgtttttgatcgtctgtctgatggtgaccagctagtagctctgggtgacttcaatatcccagaactcaggtggtccaatgttaaaaattcaccgtctttattgctgaattcgcaccatgacttcccggcgggcatgttcgacatgtcactcgggcaaattaaccacgttagaaattctttaggtcggctgctggacttgtgtttcgtttctgatcctgatggaattactctttccagaactttaccactttccaacccagaggatccatatcatcccactcttgaggttttaatagaaaacaataacgtaattggccttaagcctacacttaaatctcataaagttcgtttctttcgtaaggctgactttatgaaattaaataagttaattttggaatttgattggtccaatctactggcatgtgaagatgtaaacattgccttaattaaattttattatactttgaataaatttttcgacgtttgcgtgccatggaaatatccgtccgtttcaattaatccgccttggtatacaaggcacctaggaaatttaaagatcgttatgaatagacttttaaataaacataaaatatctggctgtacagttagttattcaagatacttagtagctcggtccaatttcaccgtgcataacgctgaatgttataggagttatatacgccgctgccggattcagtttactcaggatccgaagcagttttataactttgtaaacactaagcgcaaacatgtatcttctcctcctatacttatgtttgagaactcatatgcgaacactgatcaggcaatggccgatctctttgcacagttttttcaaacaacatactcacctagcaccagtacaggtcagccttacacttataatatccaatcagccaaccttatattttgcccttcttttgatcaaagtggtgtgttattgggtcttcttaaagtcaagcccgtgtattcgccaggccccgatggagtaccaggctgtgttctgaagaactgcgccgaggctctgtgcaaaccgctccttaaactctttaatctttcgctggagacttcgatctttccccttatgtggaaggaatcttacattattcctcttcataaaaaagggaaaaaatccgacgctgccaattataggggcatttctaaattgtcagcaattccgaagctttttgaaaaacttatcactccacatttgcaacacctatgtagttcaataatatctccatgccagcatggcttcatgaagcgccgctccaccactaccaacttactggagctaacatcttttatcacggatgggttccggaatggcttacaaacagatgtcatttacactgacttcagtaaagcatttgactctgtcgaccattcgcttcttataagtaaactcagtcttttgggattcccaactgacctccttatctggatttcgagctacttatctggaagaacccaacgtgtcttctttaaagatgttacctcgcgtctagtccgcgtcacatctggggtgcctcaaggaagccatcttggacccttactttttacactttttattaatgacttgccccttgccttaactgattcactcgtacttatgtacgctgatgacgttaagctttgtcttcagtataaattcactagtgcccaatctagacttcaatccgatttggataaatttcaaaattggtgttttgcaaataacctaaagcttaatggatcgaaatgtaaactcatgtccttttatcgaactagtcctcaccaggctatgtactttctctatgggaacgctttagaacgattaactcaggttaacgatctgggagtccttttagatttgaaacttaaatttaccgaccatatatctaccatggttaataaagctatgggtgtgcttggctttattaaaagatggtcaaaagaatttaatgacccgtacataacaaaaacgttatatacatcattggttcgtccgattcttgagtatggatcgtgtgtctggagtcctcaatatggagtacaccgagatcacatagaatctgtacaaaaaaacttcctgattttcgcccttaggggacttaattgggatgcaaatcttcaccttcccacttatcatagtagacttttattaatcaacttaccatcattaacaaatcgtagaacgatgctgggtgttatgtttctatataatcttatatatggtaatgtagacagtcagcatttactaacacgcttaaattttaacgttcctagtagaaggactagaaacttccgtcctctactccttagccattgtaattcgacatatgcccaacacgatccgttcagggtattatgttcggactacaatggtctctaccacaccttgccactttgctccactaacaatcttaaatcctttatactaaacgccttatctatgcaacactcttcctcgtaatatcttacccctactcttctcctaaacgttctcggatctatccccgcgattcgagccgtacgttatgcggcagcgtccctcggtcggttggacgggaggtgggctgtacgtatgcagtgggaaccgcgcgaaaataGTATAGTATTTTATTAGTATAGTATTTTATAGTATTTTATTAGTATAGTATTTTATTAgagtattaaaattttggtcaaaagtgtgcaacgcaatgaagggaaaatctccgaccctataaaatatatattatatattcttgatcagtaTAACCTCTAATAACCTAAGTCAATTTATATCCTatcgtttgtttgtttttctcttTTAATTCCCTTGTGGCTAAAAGTGTGAATCGCATTGAAGCATATAAAACCATATAAAGTTATACACTAGGGTGGGCCGAATTCCAACAAGTTGTTCAAATCGAATTCTAATAGTGCGGAAAACTTGCTACGGAATACTACaagcattttgcaaaaaaaaattttgaaatcggtcaaTATCTTCTGTTCGCGCATCGCACTTAaagtttcgaaaaattttcgaaaataccgaattttcaaaacttcttaaaagtacgatttagtcgcaattttccaaagttttacttattattatatttattttgaatcatttaaaaggttttttcGTAATTAGGTAAATCAATAGTggttttaagaatttaaaataaataagtttttagtACAAATTTCATGCATTACCATTGTTTTTCACGCTCAGCTTTCCCCAGGATCAACGACGAGGACGTAGTGAAAAATctgatcccattttttttattgctatttttttatttgtttttaatgatttttttgtatttttttaatgatttataaattttttttttattttttttagattttttaaaattttttttgttgtttttttttaaaattttctttttgtttttcgattttgttttatttgtctGTTGTATACTGGGACTTGTTCTCAAATTTAGGCAAACTGCAACGAGAATATAAAGTTGATCGTATGTAACCATCCCTATTGTGATAACCACATACCTTCTTCGACGCTTCAGTAATAAGCTTAACAGTTCGCTCTACTGCTTGAGTGTGGCATGGAAAGCTTAGCAAGTTGCTTTGACCGATTGATAGTTGGTTATCAATGGAAGATACCAAAACTGCATTTGACACATTCCTAagtactggaggaggtgatacTACTATAGAAGACCAGTCGATCATTTCATAGTACTTAGTGGCATTAAAGTTTAGTTTTGGCAAAAGGAACGAGCGCACCGAAGTCTCCGCAGTAGGAGTCTTCTCTCTGGCTTTTAAAATTCTTTGCAACCCGATCTTACGTAAATTAAGATTTTCATCTGTGAGCATAGACAAAAGCAAATTTTCAGGATGCGCGAAATAAGCATTGTGTTGAATTACAGGATCAACTACTTTTAAAAGACGTTTTGGCAAGTATCGAGAATTTTTAATCATAGTGAAGACATGTCTCGCACCATCTGTTATTGAAtcactcatttttttttgaaaccaAGTAGGTAAATACACTTTCATTATAAATGTAACTATGTGAACTAAGTTTTCGGAGGGCTCTTCACTCGATATGTATAATCTAATGCCACTAAGTACTATGAAATGATCGACTGGTCTTCTACAGTAGtttcacctcctccagtactTAGGAATGTGTCAAATGCAGTTTTGGTATCTTCCATTGGTAACCAACTATCAATCGGTCAAAGCAACTTGCTAAGCTTTCCATGCCACACTCAAGCAGTAGAGCGAACTGTTAAGCTTGTTACTGAAGCGTCGAAGAAGGTATGTGGTTATCACAATAGGGATGGTTACATACGCTCAACTTTATATTCTCGTTGCAGTTTGCCTAAATTTGAGAACAAGTCCCAGTATACAAaagacaaataaaacaaaatcgaaaaacaaaaagaaaattaaaaaaaaaacaacaaaaattttaaaaaatctaaaaaaaaatcaaaaaaaaaatatataaatcattaaaaaaatacaaaaaaatcattaaaaacaaataaaaaaatagcaataaaaaaCTGGGATCAGATTTTTCACTACGTCCTCGTCGTTGATCCTGGGGAAAGCTGAGCGTGAAAAACAATCGTAATGCATGAAATTTGTactaaaaacttatttattttaaattcttaaaaccACTATTGATTTACCTAATTACgaaaaaaccttttaaatgattcaaaataaatataataataagtaaaACTTTGGAAAATTGCGACTAAATCGTACTTTCaagaagttttgaaaattcggtattttcgaaaatttttcgaaacttTAAGTGCGATGCGCGAACAGAAGATAttgaccgatttcaaaatttttttttgcaaaatgcttGTAGTATTCCGTAGCAAGCTTTCCGCACTATTAGAATTCGATTTGAACAACTTGTTGGAATTCGACCCACCCTATTATACACTCATGATAAGGTTATCCTCATGAGTCGCTGTGAGTAtgtctacgcaaactagtctccaACTTTTAAAGTTATCAACT
Coding sequences:
- the LOC26514229 gene encoding uncharacterized protein LOC26514229; the protein is MIKNSRYLPKRLLKVVDPVIQHNAYFAHPENLLLSMLTDENLNLRKIGLQRILKAREKTPTAETSVRSFLLPKLNFNATKYYEMIDWSSIVVSPPPVLRNVSNAVLVSSIDNQLSIGQSNLLSFPCHTQAVERTVKLITEASKKFA